From a single Stackebrandtia endophytica genomic region:
- a CDS encoding S9 family peptidase, translating into MNPSVTLADLLGPIRLADVSPHPDGSEVAVVKDPGDGLGLWREQLDGSVASLLPTGSGTPSRCVWRPDGDAILVSVDPLGAENYRLIEVDAGSGETTWCLEAPGARFEFGTPYGSGTQPYSPDSRLIAYSSNQRDPEVFDVMIRDLHTGRTRTVLTGDDRYYPMYWSPDGSRLLIMKVHQNTDHTLYVHDVDTGHNRRITPPGRAKWLPGGWSADGSAVFVSTEYGGDLLGLARLDVGSGDLTWFHRPDNEVVYVAVSPSGNRLAWGVTVDGGSDIYTGGSDGGDVRRLDRAPSGSACEELGLGGGALTFIDEDRLLALVSSATAPPELHLLDTRQDTVRQVTDCARGLEVRNLVEPEAIEYAGHDGLPVQAFMYRPQGASGPVPMVVYLHGGPEHRHANEFDPITQALLGAGIGVFAPNVRGSSGYGSAFQRSVYRDWCGGDIKDVERGVAHLDTLDWVDTNRLGVCGASYGGLATLACLTQLPNLWRCGVDLFGPSDLVMDATLVPPYWRARVKEWIGDVDDPADLDRLRAHSPLTHADRITAPLLVVQGVHDVRVAQRHSDAIVDRLRELDREVEYLLIEEGHGFSSRDNGLKVGTAWVGWLVKYLTT; encoded by the coding sequence ATGAATCCCTCGGTAACCCTGGCCGATCTGTTGGGTCCCATTCGTTTGGCGGACGTATCGCCTCATCCGGACGGTTCGGAGGTGGCGGTGGTGAAGGATCCGGGCGACGGTCTCGGGCTGTGGCGTGAGCAGCTCGACGGATCAGTCGCCTCACTGTTGCCGACCGGTTCGGGCACCCCGTCTCGCTGTGTCTGGCGTCCCGACGGCGACGCGATCCTGGTAAGCGTCGATCCGCTGGGGGCCGAGAACTACCGGCTCATCGAAGTGGACGCCGGCTCGGGTGAGACCACCTGGTGCCTGGAGGCGCCGGGCGCTCGATTCGAGTTCGGCACCCCCTACGGCAGCGGAACACAGCCTTACAGTCCCGATTCCCGACTTATCGCATACAGCAGCAACCAACGTGACCCCGAAGTCTTCGATGTGATGATCCGCGATCTGCACACCGGGCGGACTCGAACCGTCCTCACCGGTGACGACCGGTACTACCCGATGTACTGGTCGCCTGACGGTTCGCGGCTGCTCATCATGAAGGTGCACCAGAACACCGATCACACTCTCTACGTCCACGACGTCGACACCGGGCACAACCGCCGCATCACCCCACCCGGACGGGCCAAATGGTTGCCCGGCGGTTGGTCCGCCGACGGCTCCGCCGTGTTCGTGTCCACAGAGTATGGTGGTGACCTTCTTGGTCTCGCCCGACTCGATGTCGGCTCCGGCGACCTGACCTGGTTCCACCGTCCCGACAACGAAGTGGTTTACGTGGCGGTGTCACCGTCGGGAAACCGGCTGGCCTGGGGTGTGACGGTTGACGGCGGTTCCGACATCTACACGGGAGGCTCCGACGGTGGTGACGTTCGTCGGCTCGACCGAGCCCCGTCGGGATCGGCCTGCGAAGAACTCGGACTGGGCGGCGGAGCGCTGACCTTCATCGACGAGGATCGGCTGCTGGCGCTCGTATCCAGCGCCACTGCGCCCCCCGAACTTCACCTTCTCGACACCCGACAGGACACGGTCCGGCAGGTCACCGACTGTGCTCGGGGACTGGAGGTGCGAAACCTGGTCGAACCCGAAGCCATCGAGTATGCCGGTCACGACGGTTTGCCAGTACAGGCCTTCATGTACCGTCCACAGGGGGCAAGCGGCCCGGTTCCGATGGTGGTCTACCTGCACGGTGGACCCGAGCATCGGCACGCGAACGAATTCGACCCCATCACACAGGCTCTCCTCGGCGCGGGCATCGGCGTATTCGCTCCGAACGTCCGCGGCTCCAGCGGCTACGGATCGGCCTTCCAACGTTCGGTGTACCGCGACTGGTGTGGTGGCGACATCAAAGACGTTGAGAGAGGTGTCGCCCATCTGGACACCCTCGATTGGGTCGACACCAACCGTCTGGGAGTCTGCGGTGCCTCATACGGAGGACTGGCCACATTGGCATGCCTCACGCAGTTGCCGAACCTGTGGCGCTGCGGGGTCGACCTGTTCGGCCCGAGCGATCTGGTCATGGACGCCACGTTGGTGCCGCCGTACTGGCGCGCCAGAGTGAAGGAGTGGATCGGGGACGTCGACGACCCCGCGGACCTCGACCGACTACGTGCCCACAGCCCGCTGACTCATGCCGACCGGATCACCGCACCGCTGCTGGTGGTGCAGGGCGTCCACGACGTCCGAGTCGCGCAACGGCATTCCGACGCCATCGTCGACCGACTGCGCGAGTTGGACCGTGAGGTGGAGTACCTGCTGATCGAGGAAGGACATGGATTCAGCAGCAGGGACAACGGACTCAAGGTCGGTACCGCCTGGGTCGGCTGGCTGGTGAAGTATCTGACGACCTAA
- a CDS encoding alpha/beta fold hydrolase — MRIVERGNGRPVVLIHGFGVDHRVLMSLDPVFEAHGDWHRLYVDLPGTAGTPVGDVASSEQLVAFVRQAITDRLGDQPFALVGNSYGGMVARRLAHDFGDQVRGLAVIAGVMIADHSRRTVPEKTVLREQPDLFDTDPDAAAQYAGEAVVQSRAGFEAFCKYVKPGLDTVDQSALEEIAQHYSLDSEPEDDASQPFDRPTLFLCGRQDNVVGYHDALTRIEHYSRGSYVVLDAAGHMVHLEQPELTATAVTEWLDRLVANGF; from the coding sequence ATGCGCATCGTGGAACGAGGAAACGGACGCCCCGTCGTGTTGATCCATGGATTCGGGGTGGATCATCGGGTTCTCATGTCGCTGGATCCCGTGTTCGAAGCACATGGTGACTGGCACCGACTCTATGTGGACCTTCCTGGGACGGCTGGGACGCCGGTGGGCGATGTCGCGTCGAGCGAGCAACTGGTCGCCTTCGTCCGGCAGGCCATCACCGACAGGCTTGGCGACCAACCGTTCGCCCTGGTGGGCAACTCCTACGGCGGCATGGTCGCCCGACGGCTCGCACATGACTTCGGCGATCAGGTGCGGGGACTGGCGGTCATCGCCGGGGTGATGATCGCCGACCACAGTAGGCGCACCGTGCCGGAGAAGACCGTTCTGCGAGAGCAGCCGGACCTGTTCGATACCGATCCCGATGCGGCGGCTCAATATGCCGGCGAGGCGGTGGTCCAGTCGCGGGCCGGGTTCGAGGCCTTCTGCAAGTATGTGAAGCCCGGATTGGACACTGTGGATCAGTCTGCGCTGGAGGAGATCGCCCAGCACTACTCGCTGGATTCCGAGCCTGAAGACGACGCCTCCCAGCCGTTCGACCGACCGACGCTGTTCCTCTGTGGTCGACAGGACAACGTGGTGGGCTATCACGATGCATTGACCAGGATCGAGCACTACTCCCGCGGTTCATATGTCGTGCTCGACGCCGCCGGCCACATGGTGCACCTCGAACAGCCGGAACTGACCGCCACCGCCGTCACCGAATGGCTCGATCGGTTGGTCGCCAACGGCTTCTGA